In Triticum urartu cultivar G1812 chromosome 6, Tu2.1, whole genome shotgun sequence, the following proteins share a genomic window:
- the LOC125513208 gene encoding 4-hydroxy-3-methylbut-2-en-1-yl diphosphate synthase (ferredoxin), chloroplastic-like yields MATGMAPAPLSHVKVRGGGIGFTKSVDFAKVLSVPGALRTGSSRGRALVVRSSSTESDTMELEPASEGSPLLVPRQKYCESIHQTRRRKTRTVMVGNVALGSDHPIRIQTMTTSDTKDVAKTVEEVMRIADKGADFVRITVQGKKEADACFEIKNTLVQKNYNIPLVADIHFAPPVALRVAECFDKIRVNPGNFADRRAQFEKLEYTEDDYEKELEHIEKVFSPLVEKCKKYGRAMRIGTNHGSLSDRIMSYYGDSPRGMVESALEFARICRNLDFHNFVFSMKASNPVVMVQAYRLLVAEMYNLGWDYPLHLGVTEAGEGEDGRMKSAIGIGTLLMDGLGDTIRVSLTEPPEEEIDPCRRLANLGTQAANLQIGVAPFEEKHRRYFDFQRRSGQLPLQKEGEAVDYRGVLHRDGSVLMSVSLDQLKAPELLYRSLAAKLVVGMPFKDLATVDSILLRELPPVEDAEARLALKRLVDISMGVLTPLSEQLTKPLPHAIVLVTLDELSSDAKKLLPEGTRFAVTLCGDESYEQLDVLKSVDNITMLLHNVPYGEEKTGRVHAARRLFEYLETSGLNFPVIHHIDFPKSIDRDGLVIGAGSNVGALLVDGLGDGVLLEAGNQEFEFLRDTSFNLLQGCRMRNTKTEYVSCPSCGRTLFDLQEISAQIREKTSHLPGVSIAIMGCIVNGPGEMADADFGYVGGAPGKIDLYVGKVTVQHVHIESYRMDILLQL; encoded by the exons ATGGCCACCGGGATGGCACCAGCTCCGCTCTCGCACGTCAAGGTCCGCGGCGGAGGCATCGGCTTTACCAAGAGCGTCGACTTCGCCAAGGTCCTCTCCGTCCCGGGTGCGCTGAGGACGGGGTCCTCCAGAGGCAGGGCCCTCGTGGTGAGGAGCTCAAGTACAGAGTCTGATACTATGGAGCTCGAGCCGGCCTCCGAAGGAAGCCCGCTTCTTG TTCCCAGGCAGAAGTACTGCGAATCTATTCACCAAACAAGGAGGAGAAAAACACGCACTGTGATGGTCGGGAACGTGGCACTTGGCAGTGATCACCCCATAAGGATACAGACTATGactacctcagataccaaggatgtTGCCAAGACCGTGGAAGAG GTGATGAGGATAGCAGATAAAGGCGCTGATTTTGTTAGAATAACCGTCCAGGGTAAAAAGGAGGCTGATGCCTGCTTTGAGATTAAGAACACTCTTGTCCAGAAGAA TTACAACATCCCTCTTGTGGCCGATATTCATTTTGCGCCCCCAGTAGCTTTAAGAGTGGCCGAATGCTTTGACAAAATCCGTGTTAACCCAGGAAACTTCG CCGATCGCCGTGCCCAATTTGAGAAGCTGGAATATACTGAAGACGATTACGAAAAGGAGCTTGAACATATTGAGAAG GTCTTTTCTCCATTGGTTGAGAAATGCAAGAAGTATGGAAGAGCCATGCGTATTGGAACAAATCATGGTAGTCTTTCTGACCGGATAATGAGCTACTATGGTGATTCTCCAAGGGGAATG GTTGAGTCTGCTTTGGAATTTGCTAGGATCTGTCGGAATTTGGACTTCCATAACTTTGTATTTTCAATGAAAGCAAGTAACCCTGTTGTCATGGTCCAAGCATATCGCCTGCTTGTGGCGGAAatgtataaccttggatgggatTATCCTTTGCACTTGGGAGTTACCGAAGCTGGTGAGGGTGAAGATGGGAGGATGAAGTCTGCTATTGGCATCGGAACACTTTTGATG GATGGCTTGGGTGATACAATCCGTGTATCCCTCACAGAACCACCAGAGGAAGAAATTGATCCTTGCAGGAGACTCGCAAATCTTGGAACTCAGGCTGCAAACCTACAAATAGgggtg GCCCCATTTGAAGAAAAACATAGGCGTTATTTTGATTTCCAGCGTAGAAGTGGCCAGTTGCCTTTGCAGAAGGAG GGTGAGGCAGTAGATTACAGAGGTGTCCTTCATCGTGATGGCTCTGTTCTGATGTCAGTTTCCTTAGATCAGTTGAAG GCTCCTGAGCTCCTTTATAGGTCTCTTGCTGCGAAGCTTGTGGTTGGCATGCCTTTCAAG GATTTGGCAACTGTAGattcaattcttttgagagaactGCCCCCTGTAGAAGATGCTGAAGCA AGACTTGCACTCAAAAGATTAGTTGACATCAGCATGGGCGTGTTGACTCCCTTATCAGAGCAATTAACAAAGCCACTCCCACATGCAATTGTGCTTGTCACCCTCGATGAACTATCAAGTGATGCAAAGAAGCTTTTGCCAGAAG GCACTAGATTTGCTGTCACTCTTTGTGGAGATGAATCATATGAGCAGCTAGATGTTCTTAAGAGTGTTGATAATATAACGATGTTGTTACATAATGTTCCATATGGTGAAGAGAAGACTGGTAGAGTACATGCTGCTAGGAG GCTGTTTGAGTACTTAGAGACCAGTGGTTTGAACTTTCCTGTGATCCATCACATTGATTTCCCTAAAAGCATCGATAG AGATGGTCTTGTTATTGGTGCTGGGAGCAATGTTGGTGCTCTTCTAGTTGATGGTCTGGGTGATGGTGTACTTCTTGAAGCTGGTAACCAGGAGTTTGAATTCTTGAGGGATACATCCTTCAACTTGCTACAGGGTTGCCGGATGCGCAACACAAAAACT GAATATGTCTCTTGTCCTTCTTGTGGGCGAACGCTCTTCGACCTCCAAGAAATCAGTGCTCAGATTAGAGAGAAGACCTCTCATTTGCCTGGCGTCTCT ATTGCTATTATGGGTTGCATTGTTAATGGGCCAGGAGAGATGGCTGATGCCGACTTTGGATATGTTGGAGGTGCCCCTGGAAAGATCGACCTTTATGTTGGGAAGGTAACAGTCCAACACGTTCATATTGAATCATACCGGATGGATATTTTGCTACAATTGTGA